In bacterium, one genomic interval encodes:
- a CDS encoding ABC transporter substrate-binding protein, which produces MRRLLFGAIILGSVCLHLPVFAQKVAIITTDTLTSTQRSVSGAKSVIKGACAQATFSEFLVSFPSAKEPGATDSIRALKPDLILTTGTSATEFAKKNFKDIPIVFSSVMYPIVSGFVESFNRPGGNITGASLSIPPKTQFEYFKMIVPNLKAIGVLYTDNTESLIPQAKQVAKNLNLELIAIRVSNEKELPAAFDSLARTVQGIWSLADANLFSPQSTKFILINALRRGIPLMGFSRNVVESGALFALDFDYKAVGRQAGEIASQILRGAHADNISVTTPDIIWFHYNEKTAQHINVVIPNDLVSVAKEVYR; this is translated from the coding sequence ATGCGGCGTCTGCTTTTTGGCGCAATCATTCTCGGTAGCGTGTGCTTACACCTGCCGGTGTTTGCGCAAAAGGTCGCTATCATTACTACCGACACCTTGACCTCCACCCAACGGAGTGTCAGCGGTGCGAAGAGCGTGATAAAAGGCGCATGCGCACAAGCTACCTTCTCCGAATTTCTAGTCTCCTTCCCTTCCGCGAAAGAACCCGGCGCCACCGACTCGATCCGTGCCCTCAAACCAGACCTGATCCTCACCACCGGCACATCGGCGACTGAATTCGCCAAGAAGAACTTCAAGGATATCCCGATCGTCTTTTCTTCGGTGATGTACCCGATCGTCTCCGGCTTTGTCGAGTCGTTTAACCGTCCTGGCGGCAACATCACCGGCGCGTCACTCAGCATTCCGCCAAAAACGCAGTTTGAATATTTCAAGATGATCGTGCCGAACCTGAAGGCTATCGGCGTCCTCTATACTGACAATACCGAATCACTTATCCCCCAGGCGAAACAGGTTGCCAAAAACCTGAACCTGGAACTTATCGCGATCCGAGTCTCGAACGAAAAAGAACTTCCGGCGGCATTTGATTCACTCGCTCGAACTGTGCAGGGGATCTGGTCGCTGGCCGATGCAAATTTGTTCAGCCCGCAATCGACCAAATTCATCCTGATAAATGCGCTCCGTCGCGGTATACCGTTGATGGGTTTTTCGCGTAATGTCGTGGAATCAGGGGCGCTGTTTGCTCTCGACTTCGATTATAAGGCGGTCGGCCGCCAGGCCGGCGAAATCGCCAGCCAGATCCTCCGCGGTGCCCACGCCGACAATATCAGCGTCACTACCCCGGATATCATCTGGTTCCACTATAACGAGAAGACAGCCCAGCATATCAACGTGGTCATTCCCAATGACCTGGTCTCGGTCGCCAAGGAGGTCTATCGATGA
- a CDS encoding TonB-dependent receptor — protein MSTRLQCRRVLLLLLAAVILYGVPAIAGVTGKISGVVTDAESEEPIVGATVRVVGTDLVATTDDEGEYFIINVPSGKYNLSVTHVGFELVTKKEVRVLLDLTTPVDFSVRQMAVQLNNEMVVYAEEPPIQKDLTSSKIIFTSDRLKNIPNIVTVQSVLSNYPGVLMDKNNEMHVRGGRSGQVAYFYDGFSIMDPFVSAPGMRILPSALEELSLTSGGFTAEYGDALSGVVSAVTPEGNSEYRGKMRLYQGATHSYDVYTGEWSGLEFIKNRAAAFSFGGPIPGLDSRKYTFFSAGEYMRDNSELPHNMTISYVGLAKVAIQPIPKLKLLANIKYNESYGDTYEHRDVNNRSYDFNLDGLPSFEKQSYLVGLSGNWNLTDRSILSGSFSRFLTNTIVAPRHLMDTHWSAWPGYSEDSNGVYDGTIHLHNYLNNPDYNNPMEAIGFTTGTDFNPVYRWREAISNSMSLSYLSQITKTNQFKLGLDLTKYDIDWDQKQFYNSNPYGETYASKPTYLSAYFQDKLEYEDFVVNMGIRYDYHNADISYNYTPDELTASYREAKSVSRVSPRLGVSFPISDRSVMHFNYGTYFQTPRYTYLYTNLQGDLSTGYPLLGNPDLAPEQTTAYELGLDHMINDGLRVDLTAYYKDIKDLVTTREALQYAGRTVTKFDNDDYGSVKGFDVALEKLSMGGYVSGSISYSYMIAMGNGSSAMDPYYTYLTSNEDTLAPISEYRLDFDQRHTLTTVLDFRVPADWKGKVFGLSIPGNWGINMVGYYGSGLPYTKTDSLGNRFGERNEGSLPSNYSVDMRFNKDFEIGSKKNLLSFFIEVDNLFNKKNILNVYAHTGLPDDDNRRYTGGLSTNQQELARLDRLYDNDPQNYGPPRTVRTGLEFGF, from the coding sequence GTGAGTACTCGGCTGCAGTGCAGACGCGTTCTTCTCCTGCTTCTTGCCGCGGTGATCCTCTATGGCGTACCGGCGATCGCCGGTGTGACCGGGAAGATCTCCGGCGTAGTTACAGATGCCGAGTCAGAAGAACCGATCGTGGGGGCTACCGTACGAGTCGTCGGGACCGATCTCGTTGCGACCACCGATGATGAAGGGGAATACTTCATTATCAACGTCCCAAGCGGTAAATACAACCTCTCCGTTACCCACGTCGGGTTCGAACTGGTTACCAAGAAGGAAGTCCGCGTCCTGCTCGACTTGACCACACCGGTCGATTTCAGCGTCCGCCAAATGGCGGTCCAACTGAATAACGAGATGGTGGTCTATGCCGAAGAGCCGCCGATCCAGAAAGATCTTACCTCGTCAAAGATCATTTTCACGTCGGATCGTTTGAAGAACATCCCGAATATCGTGACTGTCCAATCCGTCCTGAGCAATTATCCGGGTGTCCTGATGGACAAAAACAACGAGATGCACGTACGCGGTGGCCGATCCGGCCAGGTGGCGTACTTCTATGATGGTTTCTCCATTATGGATCCGTTTGTCTCGGCTCCGGGGATGCGCATACTGCCGTCGGCATTGGAAGAGCTGTCCTTGACCTCGGGTGGTTTCACCGCCGAGTATGGAGACGCGCTGTCGGGAGTAGTTTCCGCCGTCACGCCTGAGGGGAATTCCGAATATCGTGGTAAAATGCGCCTCTATCAGGGGGCGACTCATTCATATGATGTGTACACCGGTGAGTGGAGCGGGCTTGAGTTTATCAAGAATCGGGCCGCGGCATTTTCTTTCGGCGGACCGATCCCCGGTCTGGATAGCCGAAAGTACACCTTCTTCTCGGCCGGTGAGTATATGCGGGACAACAGCGAACTTCCACATAATATGACCATATCATATGTGGGGCTGGCCAAGGTTGCCATTCAACCGATCCCGAAACTCAAATTGCTGGCCAACATCAAGTACAACGAGTCGTACGGCGACACGTACGAACATCGCGATGTCAATAACCGGTCCTACGACTTCAATCTGGATGGACTGCCGTCATTTGAGAAGCAGTCGTATTTGGTCGGTCTGTCGGGCAACTGGAATTTGACGGACCGTTCGATCCTGTCCGGATCGTTCAGCCGTTTCCTGACCAATACAATAGTGGCGCCCCGTCATTTGATGGATACCCACTGGTCGGCCTGGCCGGGATACTCGGAAGATTCCAACGGGGTATACGATGGAACGATCCATCTTCACAATTATCTGAATAACCCGGACTACAACAACCCGATGGAAGCGATCGGCTTCACGACTGGAACAGATTTCAATCCGGTTTATCGCTGGCGGGAAGCGATCTCCAATTCGATGTCCTTGAGCTACCTGAGTCAGATCACCAAGACCAACCAGTTCAAGCTGGGTCTGGATCTGACCAAGTACGATATCGATTGGGATCAGAAGCAGTTCTACAATTCCAACCCATACGGCGAAACATACGCCTCCAAGCCGACTTATCTTTCGGCGTATTTCCAGGATAAACTGGAGTACGAGGACTTTGTCGTGAATATGGGTATTCGCTACGACTACCATAACGCGGACATTTCCTACAATTATACGCCTGATGAGCTGACGGCGAGTTATCGCGAAGCGAAGTCGGTCAGCCGGGTTTCTCCGCGACTGGGCGTTTCGTTCCCGATCAGCGATCGATCGGTGATGCACTTCAACTACGGAACCTATTTCCAGACGCCTCGCTATACCTATCTCTACACGAATTTGCAGGGTGATCTGTCGACCGGCTACCCGTTGTTGGGGAATCCTGACCTGGCTCCGGAACAGACCACAGCTTATGAATTGGGTCTGGATCATATGATCAATGACGGTCTCCGTGTTGACCTGACCGCCTATTATAAGGACATTAAGGATCTGGTGACGACGCGGGAAGCGCTGCAGTATGCGGGACGGACTGTCACCAAGTTCGACAACGATGACTATGGATCGGTGAAGGGGTTTGATGTCGCTCTGGAGAAGCTCTCGATGGGCGGCTATGTCAGCGGTTCGATCTCCTATTCCTACATGATCGCCATGGGGAATGGTTCGAGCGCGATGGACCCCTACTATACCTATCTGACCTCCAATGAAGATACGCTGGCGCCGATCAGCGAATATCGTCTCGATTTCGATCAGCGTCATACGCTGACAACGGTACTCGATTTCCGGGTGCCTGCTGATTGGAAAGGGAAGGTCTTCGGGTTGAGTATACCGGGGAATTGGGGAATCAATATGGTCGGCTACTATGGTTCCGGACTCCCTTATACCAAGACCGACTCGCTGGGTAACCGCTTTGGTGAGCGGAACGAGGGAAGTCTGCCGTCGAATTATAGTGTCGACATGCGTTTCAACAAGGACTTCGAAATCGGGTCCAAGAAGAACCTGTTGTCGTTCTTCATTGAGGTGGACAACCTGTTCAATAAGAAGAATATCCTCAATGTCTACGCGCATACGGGCCTGCCGGATGACGACAATCGCCGCTATACCGGCGGTTTGTCGACCAACCAGCAGGAACTGGCGCGTCTTGATCGCCTCTATGATAATGATCCACAGAATTACGGACCACCCCGGACTGTCCGTACCGGATTGGAGTTCGGCTTCTAG
- a CDS encoding PorV/PorQ family protein gives MKRIVTILLVASLVSSASAEFSKVGSAGAQFLKIGVGSRYQAMGEASVATANDVYSMFWNPAGLAAIERSEIGFTNVNWVLDINLNYVGFAKYFEDIGTFGVAATVLSMGKQEITTFENQDGTGNFYNASSYAIGLSYARQLTTKFAFGGTVKYVGEKIHLENAQGFGFDFGTMLNTGFRTLRLGMSITNMGPEMQFEGPDLNFSYDPQQGEGNNSSVGASLKTSGYDMPLTFRVGMAYDLPMGPKGNLLFAAEMKHPSDNVEQGSLGAEYGFNDQFFLRGGYKLNYEEEGLSLGGGLKANVTEGTRLLIDYSWQDFGRLDATQRFSVGFTF, from the coding sequence GTGAAAAGGATAGTTACCATTCTTCTCGTTGCGTCGCTGGTCAGCAGCGCCTCCGCCGAATTCTCGAAAGTCGGGTCAGCAGGTGCGCAGTTCCTGAAGATCGGGGTCGGCTCGCGGTATCAGGCGATGGGTGAAGCATCGGTGGCGACAGCCAATGATGTTTATTCCATGTTCTGGAATCCAGCGGGTCTGGCGGCGATCGAACGGAGCGAGATCGGTTTTACCAACGTCAACTGGGTGCTGGACATCAATCTCAATTACGTCGGCTTTGCCAAGTATTTCGAGGATATCGGGACCTTCGGCGTGGCGGCGACCGTGCTCTCCATGGGGAAACAGGAGATCACCACTTTTGAGAACCAGGACGGCACTGGGAATTTCTACAACGCTTCCTCGTACGCTATCGGCCTCTCGTATGCGCGGCAACTGACCACCAAGTTTGCGTTTGGCGGCACGGTGAAGTATGTCGGCGAGAAGATCCACCTGGAAAATGCCCAGGGGTTTGGCTTTGATTTCGGAACAATGCTCAATACCGGATTCCGTACATTACGGCTGGGGATGAGTATTACCAATATGGGACCTGAAATGCAGTTTGAGGGCCCCGACCTCAATTTCAGCTACGATCCTCAGCAAGGGGAAGGGAACAACTCATCGGTCGGCGCCAGCCTGAAGACCTCCGGCTACGATATGCCGCTGACCTTCCGGGTAGGCATGGCTTATGATCTACCGATGGGCCCGAAAGGGAATCTGCTGTTTGCGGCGGAAATGAAGCACCCGTCGGATAACGTCGAACAGGGCTCCCTGGGGGCCGAGTATGGCTTTAACGACCAGTTCTTCCTGCGTGGCGGCTACAAGCTGAACTACGAAGAGGAGGGTCTGTCGCTGGGTGGCGGTCTGAAGGCGAACGTGACAGAGGGGACTCGTCTGTTGATCGACTATTCCTGGCAGGATTTTGGCCGTCTGGACGCTACCCAGCGGTTCTCGGTCGGTTTCACCTTCTAA
- the sthA gene encoding Si-specific NAD(P)(+) transhydrogenase, with translation MPQYDYDVIVIGSGPAGEKAAIEASKMNKSAAIIERRSVQGGVCIHTGTIPSKTLRETAMYIAGLRQRTAYGLVGGVRADLSIRELMHRKDQVVLQELDVIQQNMAQHRISVIHGTGMITDPHTVIVSTDGSSNRIVTAEVIIISTGTHSYHPPHVPFDHKFIYDVETVIDLDILPRTMTIVGGGVIGCEYASIFTHLGVKVTIVDPRKKLLSFLDHEIADALVYLMRKYGITLMLGDSAEAISVQGDQVVTTTRSNRRIVADRLLYAAGRSGNTEDLGLEALGIETDDRGQIKVDERYRTNVPSVYAVGDVIGFPSLASVSMDQGRLAAIHAFRKDDVSCLNTLLPFGIYTIPEVSLVGETEESLTAGGEEYEIGVARYFELARGQIINDHDGMLKLIFNPKSHRILGVHIIGERATELVHIGQAVMTHGGTLDYFVDTVFNYPTLAEAYKVAAMDGFARLRYRT, from the coding sequence GTGCCACAATACGATTATGATGTTATAGTCATCGGATCCGGTCCCGCCGGAGAAAAGGCGGCGATCGAGGCCTCCAAGATGAACAAGAGTGCGGCGATCATTGAACGTCGCTCGGTTCAGGGAGGTGTCTGTATCCATACCGGGACGATCCCATCGAAGACCCTTCGCGAGACGGCAATGTATATTGCCGGGCTGCGTCAGCGGACTGCATATGGTCTCGTCGGTGGCGTTCGCGCCGATCTTTCCATCCGTGAACTGATGCATCGCAAGGATCAAGTTGTCCTCCAGGAACTGGATGTCATCCAGCAGAACATGGCACAGCACCGGATCTCGGTGATCCATGGGACCGGGATGATCACCGATCCGCATACCGTGATCGTCTCCACCGATGGCTCCTCCAATCGGATCGTCACTGCCGAAGTGATCATCATTTCGACGGGAACGCATTCCTATCATCCACCTCATGTTCCGTTCGACCACAAGTTCATTTACGACGTCGAGACGGTGATCGACCTGGACATTCTTCCGCGCACGATGACCATCGTCGGAGGAGGGGTGATCGGTTGCGAGTACGCATCCATCTTTACGCATCTTGGGGTGAAGGTGACGATCGTCGATCCCCGCAAAAAACTACTGTCATTTCTCGATCATGAAATAGCTGATGCCCTCGTCTACCTGATGCGAAAGTATGGCATCACGCTGATGCTCGGTGATTCCGCCGAAGCGATCTCCGTTCAAGGAGATCAGGTCGTGACCACCACCCGGTCTAATCGTCGGATAGTTGCCGACCGGCTGCTGTATGCCGCCGGAAGATCGGGCAACACCGAAGATCTTGGCCTCGAGGCGCTGGGGATCGAGACCGATGATCGCGGTCAGATCAAAGTTGATGAGCGCTATCGAACCAATGTCCCCTCGGTTTACGCGGTGGGGGATGTGATCGGGTTTCCATCATTGGCCTCGGTTTCGATGGACCAGGGGAGATTGGCAGCGATCCACGCATTCCGAAAAGACGATGTCTCCTGCTTGAATACATTGCTTCCGTTCGGAATTTACACGATCCCTGAGGTCTCGCTGGTTGGCGAAACAGAGGAGTCATTGACTGCAGGCGGGGAAGAGTACGAGATCGGTGTGGCACGATATTTCGAACTGGCCAGAGGACAGATAATCAACGATCACGATGGCATGCTGAAATTGATCTTCAATCCGAAATCGCACCGGATCCTCGGCGTACATATCATCGGCGAGCGGGCGACCGAACTGGTACATATCGGACAGGCAGTCATGACCCATGGCGGCACGTTGGATTATTTCGTCGATACGGTATTCAATTACCCGACTCTGGCGGAAGCATACAAAGTTGCGGCAATGGATGGATTTGCGCGGCTGCGCTATCGAACGTAA
- the recR gene encoding recombination protein RecR: MYTSSESVERLINRLSRLPGIGRKSAARVAFHILKLSKEEAAEISEAIREVKEKVGSCSICCNISETDPCAVCQDMRRRRDVICVVEEAADAAAIDKAEGFGGLFHILGGRLSPLDGIGPDDLHVKELLTRLNDGSVAEVILATNPNVEGEATATYLSRLLRPMGIRVTRIARGLPVGSDLEYADSATLSRALEGRQDI; encoded by the coding sequence ATGTACACTTCGTCCGAATCGGTCGAACGCCTTATCAATCGTCTCTCGCGCCTTCCCGGGATCGGTCGCAAGTCGGCCGCCCGTGTCGCTTTTCATATTCTGAAGCTCTCCAAAGAAGAGGCGGCGGAGATCTCCGAAGCTATTCGCGAGGTGAAAGAAAAGGTCGGCTCATGTTCGATCTGCTGTAACATCTCGGAGACCGATCCGTGCGCCGTTTGTCAGGATATGCGCCGTCGACGCGACGTCATCTGCGTGGTTGAAGAAGCCGCTGATGCCGCCGCTATCGACAAAGCAGAGGGCTTCGGTGGGCTCTTTCACATACTCGGTGGACGGCTCTCCCCGCTCGATGGGATCGGCCCGGATGACCTGCATGTCAAAGAACTACTGACGCGCCTCAACGATGGTTCGGTCGCCGAGGTCATTCTGGCAACCAACCCAAATGTCGAGGGTGAGGCAACCGCGACCTATCTTTCGCGCCTCCTTCGCCCGATGGGCATTCGAGTAACGCGCATTGCCCGTGGACTTCCGGTCGGCTCCGATCTGGAATATGCCGACTCCGCAACGTTGTCTCGCGCCCTCGAAGGGCGACAGGACATTTGA
- a CDS encoding YbaB/EbfC family nucleoid-associated protein, translated as MGMGGLGDMMKQVQKMQAKMEELQAQLESATVEGSSGGGMVKVTTNGKNEILSLTIDPEVVNKDDVEMLQDLVVAAVNQARQKVQELQAEQMGNLTGGLKIPGLNLPF; from the coding sequence ATGGGAATGGGCGGATTAGGCGACATGATGAAACAGGTCCAGAAGATGCAGGCCAAGATGGAAGAACTGCAGGCGCAACTGGAATCTGCCACCGTTGAAGGTTCTTCCGGCGGCGGAATGGTGAAGGTCACCACCAACGGTAAGAACGAAATACTGTCGCTGACGATCGACCCGGAAGTGGTCAATAAAGATGATGTCGAAATGTTGCAGGATCTGGTCGTAGCCGCCGTCAATCAGGCGCGCCAAAAGGTCCAGGAACTGCAGGCCGAACAAATGGGTAATCTGACCGGCGGTCTCAAGATCCCCGGGTTGAATCTTCCGTTTTAG
- the dnaX gene encoding DNA polymerase III subunit gamma/tau — translation MSYVVFARKYRPQTFDHVVAQEHVTRTLRNAVLHDRIASGYLFCGPRGTGKTTVARILAKAVNCANGPTDNPCGVCSQCLEIAGGSSMDVLEIDAASNTGVDDIRTLRENIRYLPAGGKKRIYIIDEVHRLSGSAFDALLKTLEEPPPHVLFVFATTEPLKVPETILSRTQRFDFRRVSVEDLAKHLGNIATNEKITITEAALHLIARKADGSVRDSLSLMDQIVAFAGDKVDEPDVVQALGLIDREFLFSFVAAIAASDRKQALRLTRQVIENGIDVGDFAEELLEHFRILMILQSDPDASGALSLIEAELTEFRKQAEFFQVGDLLRLMNMVVELNNALKSGLDERLLIEVAAIKMASMESTVQLTELLEKLGSGLPVATAVPTAGTGKGTPELFNPPSVKRAIAPPARPTPLPSAPTAAASMPSQQSWPSKPINLPQLQAGWDGFLTNFRQSFPMLASQLRMAEMTAVKDNQIQFMFFSSGEASRQLVQKPENSQTITNALRDYYKTNLTVRFDVDLSKEFPAGYVEQNSQKSVDPVKLVENSPRLKKLLEKVDGEIIGIKKVEQ, via the coding sequence ATGAGCTACGTCGTATTCGCCCGCAAATACCGACCGCAAACCTTCGACCACGTTGTGGCACAAGAACATGTCACACGGACGTTGCGTAATGCGGTCCTCCACGACCGGATTGCCTCCGGCTACCTTTTTTGTGGTCCGCGCGGAACCGGCAAAACGACTGTTGCTCGAATCCTCGCCAAAGCGGTCAACTGCGCCAATGGCCCGACCGACAATCCCTGCGGCGTCTGCTCCCAATGTCTTGAGATCGCCGGGGGCTCGTCGATGGATGTCCTCGAAATCGATGCTGCCTCAAACACGGGTGTTGATGATATCCGAACCCTCCGCGAGAATATTCGCTATCTCCCGGCCGGTGGCAAAAAGCGCATTTATATCATCGACGAGGTTCACCGCCTCTCCGGCTCGGCATTTGATGCCCTGCTCAAAACGCTCGAAGAACCACCGCCGCACGTCCTGTTTGTTTTTGCCACCACAGAGCCGCTCAAAGTCCCGGAGACTATCCTCTCTCGCACCCAGCGGTTTGATTTCCGTCGCGTTTCTGTCGAGGACCTGGCAAAACATCTCGGTAATATTGCCACCAACGAAAAGATCACAATTACCGAAGCTGCCCTGCACCTGATCGCCCGGAAGGCGGATGGTTCCGTTCGCGATTCCCTATCACTCATGGATCAGATCGTGGCGTTCGCTGGCGACAAGGTCGACGAACCCGATGTGGTGCAGGCGCTCGGCCTCATCGACCGCGAGTTTCTCTTTTCTTTCGTTGCGGCGATCGCGGCCTCGGACCGCAAACAGGCGCTTCGCCTGACTCGTCAGGTAATCGAGAACGGCATCGACGTCGGTGATTTCGCCGAAGAGCTCTTAGAACATTTCCGCATATTGATGATTTTGCAATCCGACCCGGATGCATCCGGTGCCCTGTCGCTTATCGAAGCCGAATTGACTGAATTCCGCAAACAGGCAGAATTCTTCCAGGTCGGTGATCTGCTGCGTCTGATGAATATGGTGGTCGAGCTGAATAACGCTCTCAAGTCCGGTCTGGATGAACGCCTCCTGATCGAGGTCGCCGCTATCAAGATGGCCAGCATGGAGTCGACCGTTCAATTAACCGAACTCCTCGAGAAACTGGGAAGCGGTCTTCCGGTCGCCACGGCTGTACCGACTGCCGGCACCGGCAAAGGCACGCCTGAGTTGTTTAATCCTCCATCTGTGAAACGAGCCATCGCTCCTCCGGCACGTCCAACACCGCTCCCCTCCGCGCCGACTGCCGCAGCATCGATGCCATCGCAGCAGAGCTGGCCGAGCAAACCGATCAATTTGCCGCAGCTCCAGGCCGGATGGGATGGCTTTCTGACCAATTTCCGGCAAAGTTTCCCGATGTTGGCCTCTCAGCTTCGCATGGCCGAAATGACCGCCGTTAAGGATAACCAGATTCAGTTCATGTTTTTCTCGTCCGGTGAAGCCTCGCGGCAACTGGTGCAAAAACCGGAGAATAGTCAGACTATCACCAACGCCTTGCGCGATTACTATAAAACCAATCTGACAGTTCGCTTTGATGTCGACCTGTCAAAGGAATTCCCGGCCGGATATGTGGAACAGAACTCGCAAAAGTCTGTTGACCCTGTCAAGCTGGTGGAAAACTCACCCCGATTGAAAAAACTGTTGGAAAAAGTCGATGGTGAGATCATTGGGATCAAAAAAGTAGAACAATAG